A window from Streptomyces sp. NBC_00299 encodes these proteins:
- a CDS encoding aminobutyraldehyde dehydrogenase translates to MADTDDLANVLNHIGGKEVPAASGATLRLIDPATGLLHGTAPLSGAEDVDAACRAAEEAFAGWSLTTPAERQTALLRIADALEREAGAVAGAEVADTGKPRALFLGDELPAIVDVLRYFAGAARNLPGAAAAEYTPGRTSVLRREPVGVCAQITPWNYPLMMAVWKVAPALAAGNTVVLKPSDTTPSSAMLLARLAAEHLAPGVLNVVCGDRDTGRSLVAHPHVRLVAVTGSVRAGQQIAAAAAADLKRLHLELGGNAPVLIHADADLDDAVEQLSSLAYYNAGQDCTAATRILVDRRIHDTFLGLFADRAARLLPGAPDDEHADFGPLANAAQLAGVSGLLERLPDHAEVVTGGSALPRPGYFHRATVVAGVRQEDEIVRSEVFGPVVTVQPFTDEAEAFRLANGVTQGLAASVWTRDHDRAMRASRALRTGIVWVNTHGTTVSEMPHGGVGHSGYGSDLSMTGLLDYTQVKHVML, encoded by the coding sequence GTGGCTGACACCGACGACCTCGCGAACGTCCTCAACCACATCGGCGGAAAGGAGGTGCCGGCCGCGTCCGGCGCCACCCTCAGGCTGATCGACCCGGCCACCGGACTCCTGCACGGCACGGCGCCGCTCTCCGGCGCCGAGGACGTGGACGCGGCCTGCCGGGCGGCCGAGGAAGCCTTTGCCGGCTGGTCGCTGACGACTCCGGCCGAGCGGCAGACCGCACTGCTGCGCATCGCCGACGCCCTGGAGAGGGAGGCCGGTGCGGTGGCGGGCGCCGAAGTGGCCGACACGGGCAAGCCGCGCGCTCTGTTCCTGGGCGACGAACTCCCGGCGATCGTGGACGTCTTGCGGTACTTCGCCGGAGCCGCCCGCAATCTGCCGGGCGCCGCCGCCGCGGAGTACACGCCGGGCCGCACCTCCGTGCTGCGGCGCGAGCCGGTCGGCGTCTGCGCTCAGATCACCCCGTGGAACTACCCGCTGATGATGGCCGTGTGGAAGGTCGCCCCCGCGTTGGCCGCCGGCAACACGGTCGTCCTGAAACCTTCCGACACCACCCCGTCGTCGGCCATGCTCCTGGCCCGGCTGGCCGCCGAGCATCTGGCGCCCGGCGTGCTCAACGTCGTGTGCGGCGACCGTGACACCGGACGCTCCCTCGTCGCCCATCCGCACGTCCGACTTGTCGCTGTCACCGGAAGCGTCCGCGCGGGACAGCAGATCGCCGCCGCGGCAGCCGCCGACCTGAAGCGGCTGCACCTGGAACTCGGCGGCAACGCGCCGGTGTTGATCCACGCGGACGCCGATCTCGACGACGCGGTCGAGCAGTTGTCGTCACTGGCCTACTACAACGCGGGCCAGGACTGCACCGCCGCGACCAGGATCCTGGTCGACCGGCGGATCCACGACACCTTCCTGGGCCTCTTCGCCGACCGGGCCGCCCGACTGCTGCCCGGCGCCCCGGACGACGAGCACGCCGACTTCGGGCCGCTCGCGAACGCCGCTCAACTGGCGGGCGTCAGCGGCCTGTTGGAGCGGCTGCCCGACCACGCCGAGGTGGTCACGGGCGGCTCCGCGCTGCCCCGCCCCGGCTACTTCCACCGGGCCACGGTGGTCGCCGGGGTACGGCAGGAGGACGAGATCGTACGCAGCGAGGTGTTCGGGCCGGTCGTCACCGTCCAGCCCTTCACCGACGAGGCCGAGGCCTTCCGCCTGGCCAACGGGGTCACCCAGGGACTCGCCGCGAGCGTCTGGACCCGCGACCACGACCGGGCGATGCGTGCGAGCCGTGCGCTGCGGACCGGCATCGTCTGGGTCAACACCCACGGCACGACGGTGTCGGAGATGCCGCACGGCGGCGTGGGCCACTCCGGGTACGGCAGC
- a CDS encoding flavin monoamine oxidase family protein, protein MHHDVIVLGAGLAGLSAARDLAAAGTDVLVLEARDRVGGRVEQTHTPDGRFVQLGGEVVGHAHTAYLQLAKELGLELVPSYVAEPGRMTRATPEGSSAGDPPHWFGAGDAALHERLGAEFGALAATVDPDDPWSHPDASDLDRLSVADWLRSRQASPAVVRLWEIGQLALAGGSYERISLLAALRKSAAVPGTGKGDYDYDDWEGLRLADGSATLAEVMGRELGPRIRLGSPVAALDIRPGRCAVRLVTGEVLTAPAVVSALPVGPLRDVAISGVSEARLASLHRQRHATAAKFAAVYDRPFWRDADLNGLSEAEGVLGSTWPQNEGVLSALIPPERYGVLLGTPPHLRTPELLAEIAGMFGDEALRPAACHLRLWGTDPWTQGYVTQWPPGEVMAVGPLHGTHEPPFYVCGSDQWVAGYMEGAVRTGRAAAEEALRRG, encoded by the coding sequence ATGCATCACGACGTGATCGTGCTCGGCGCCGGTCTGGCGGGCCTGAGTGCCGCCCGGGACCTGGCCGCCGCCGGCACCGACGTGCTCGTCCTGGAGGCCCGGGACCGCGTCGGCGGCCGGGTCGAGCAGACCCATACCCCCGACGGCCGTTTCGTCCAGCTGGGCGGCGAAGTGGTCGGCCATGCCCACACCGCGTACCTGCAACTGGCCAAGGAACTCGGCCTGGAGCTGGTGCCCAGCTATGTCGCCGAACCCGGCCGCATGACCCGTGCCACGCCGGAGGGCAGCTCGGCCGGCGATCCCCCGCACTGGTTCGGCGCCGGCGACGCGGCCCTGCACGAGCGGCTCGGCGCGGAGTTCGGCGCCCTCGCCGCCACGGTCGACCCCGACGACCCGTGGTCTCATCCCGACGCGAGTGACCTGGACCGGCTGTCCGTGGCCGACTGGCTGCGCTCCCGGCAGGCCTCTCCTGCCGTCGTACGGCTGTGGGAGATCGGCCAACTCGCTCTGGCCGGCGGCTCGTACGAGCGGATCTCGCTGCTGGCAGCGCTGCGCAAGAGCGCTGCGGTGCCCGGAACGGGTAAGGGCGACTACGACTACGACGACTGGGAGGGACTGCGGCTCGCGGACGGCTCGGCGACGCTCGCCGAGGTGATGGGCCGTGAACTGGGCCCGCGCATCCGGCTGGGCTCGCCCGTCGCCGCTCTGGACATCCGCCCGGGCCGATGCGCCGTACGCCTGGTCACCGGCGAGGTACTCACCGCGCCGGCTGTGGTGAGCGCACTGCCGGTCGGACCGCTGCGGGATGTCGCCATCAGCGGAGTCAGCGAGGCCCGGCTCGCCTCCCTGCACCGGCAACGCCACGCGACGGCCGCGAAGTTCGCCGCCGTCTACGACCGCCCCTTCTGGCGGGACGCCGACCTGAACGGCCTGTCCGAGGCGGAGGGGGTGCTGGGCAGCACCTGGCCGCAGAACGAGGGTGTCCTGTCGGCCCTGATCCCGCCCGAGCGCTACGGCGTCCTGCTCGGGACGCCACCTCATCTGCGCACGCCCGAACTGCTCGCCGAGATCGCCGGCATGTTCGGCGACGAGGCACTGCGGCCGGCCGCCTGCCATCTGCGGCTGTGGGGCACCGACCCGTGGACCCAGGGATACGTCACCCAGTGGCCGCCGGGCGAGGTCATGGCCGTCGGTCCGCTGCACGGCACGCACGAACCGCCGTTCTACGTCTGCGGCTCCGACCAGTGGGTCGCCGGATACATGGAGGGCGCCGTCCGCACCGGCCGCGCCGCCGCCGAGGAGGCGCTGCGCCGTGGCTGA
- a CDS encoding ABC transporter ATP-binding protein — translation MDATPAVRLDGVSKQFADSYAVHHLDLDIEAGHFFSLLGPSGCGKTTSLRMIGGFSDPTEGSVLLAGEDVTALPPNKRNVNTVFQSYALFDHLSIADNVAFGLKRAGVAKTEIRQRVGEMLDLVQLAGFADRRPRTLSGGQRQRVALARALVNRPAVLLLDEPLAALDLKLRRQMQVELKQIQREVGITFVFVTHDQDEALTMSDRIAVMNAGRIEQCGTPEDIYEHPATGFVASFMGTSNLMTGTYRGGEVTLDKGPALPVGPRSDIVDGTAVSVSVRPEKIWLSDFEPGMSMLSGVIRETVYSGPTTTYLIELAPGVTLSVLEQNTARARMEDRWSGGETVEFGWRPEHCLVLA, via the coding sequence ATGGACGCGACCCCCGCCGTCCGGCTCGACGGCGTCTCCAAGCAGTTCGCCGACTCCTACGCCGTGCACCACCTGGACCTCGACATCGAGGCCGGCCACTTCTTCTCCCTGCTGGGCCCGTCCGGCTGCGGCAAGACCACCTCGCTGCGCATGATCGGCGGGTTCAGCGACCCCACCGAGGGGTCGGTGCTGCTCGCGGGCGAGGACGTGACGGCGCTGCCGCCCAACAAGCGCAACGTCAATACGGTCTTCCAGAGTTACGCCCTGTTCGATCACCTGAGCATCGCCGACAACGTCGCCTTCGGTCTCAAGCGCGCAGGCGTCGCCAAGACCGAGATACGGCAGCGCGTCGGGGAGATGCTGGACCTGGTCCAGCTCGCCGGCTTCGCGGACCGCAGGCCCCGTACGCTCTCCGGCGGGCAGCGGCAGCGCGTCGCCCTGGCCCGGGCGCTGGTCAACCGTCCGGCCGTCCTCCTCCTCGACGAGCCGCTCGCCGCCCTCGACCTGAAGCTGCGCCGGCAGATGCAGGTGGAGCTGAAGCAGATCCAGCGCGAGGTCGGCATCACCTTCGTCTTCGTCACCCACGACCAGGACGAGGCGCTGACCATGTCCGACCGGATCGCCGTGATGAACGCGGGCCGCATCGAGCAGTGCGGCACTCCCGAGGACATCTACGAGCACCCCGCCACCGGCTTCGTCGCCTCCTTCATGGGCACCTCCAACCTGATGACCGGCACCTACCGGGGCGGTGAGGTGACCCTGGACAAGGGGCCCGCCCTGCCCGTCGGCCCCCGCTCCGACATCGTGGACGGGACCGCGGTGAGCGTGTCCGTGCGCCCCGAGAAGATCTGGCTGTCGGACTTCGAGCCGGGCATGTCGATGCTGAGCGGCGTGATCCGCGAGACCGTCTACAGCGGCCCGACCACGACCTACCTCATCGAACTCGCCCCGGGCGTCACGCTGTCGGTGCTGGAGCAGAACACGGCCCGAGCCCGCATGGAGGACCGCTGGAGCGGCGGCGAGACGGTGGAGTTCGGCTGGCGGCCCGAGCACTGTCTGGTCCTCGCCTGA
- a CDS encoding ABC transporter permease: protein MTLLKLPTATTPAARPKARTRTRRGRAGRRPRGLIAVTGLFFALLYLPIAVVALFSFNSQKSLTVFDGFSLRWYRAFVHDDVLIASLGTSLRISLVAMAGSVLLGVALALGLVRSHTRLGSLAGLIMLVPLITPEIVTGVASMLLFKGLGIPLSTGTVMLAEITFSISYVTVILRSRVAALNPEVEEAAMDLGATRWQAVRLVTLPALLPAVLAAAVLIFALVFDDFVLAYFTTGVDPQPLSVRIYSAIRFGVQPTINAVGTLMLAGSIALIALALFIPRLFGRRGGLDILSGE, encoded by the coding sequence ATGACCCTGCTCAAACTGCCGACCGCCACCACCCCGGCGGCCCGTCCGAAGGCCCGGACCCGCACGCGGCGCGGCCGAGCAGGCCGCAGGCCACGCGGTCTCATCGCCGTCACCGGGCTGTTCTTCGCGCTGCTCTATCTGCCCATCGCGGTGGTGGCGCTGTTCTCCTTCAACTCTCAGAAGTCGCTGACCGTGTTCGACGGCTTCAGCCTCCGCTGGTACCGCGCCTTCGTCCACGACGACGTCCTCATCGCCTCCCTGGGCACCAGCCTGCGTATCTCCCTGGTGGCGATGGCCGGTTCGGTGCTCCTCGGGGTGGCGCTGGCCCTCGGTCTGGTCAGGTCTCACACCCGGCTCGGCTCGCTGGCCGGGCTGATCATGCTGGTTCCGCTGATCACGCCGGAGATCGTCACGGGCGTGGCATCGATGCTGCTGTTCAAGGGGCTGGGCATACCGCTGTCCACCGGCACCGTGATGCTCGCCGAGATCACCTTTTCCATCTCCTACGTCACGGTCATCCTGCGCTCCCGGGTCGCCGCACTGAACCCGGAGGTCGAGGAGGCCGCGATGGACCTCGGCGCCACCCGCTGGCAGGCGGTCCGGCTGGTGACGCTGCCGGCCCTGCTGCCCGCCGTCCTCGCCGCGGCCGTACTGATCTTCGCGCTGGTCTTCGACGACTTCGTGCTCGCCTACTTCACCACCGGCGTCGACCCGCAGCCGCTGTCGGTGCGGATCTACTCGGCGATCCGCTTCGGGGTGCAGCCCACCATCAACGCGGTCGGCACGCTCATGCTCGCGGGATCCATCGCCCTGATCGCCCTGGCCCTGTTCATCCCGCGCCTCTTCGGCCGCCGCGGCGGCCTCGACATCCTCTCCGGGGAGTGA
- a CDS encoding ABC transporter permease gives MALPRPSSRSRRRGPNANGTRIWTWLMLPGTLWMTGFLIASLVLVGVLAVGTTDELGNPRFGFSLAGIRALADPAYTEVMARSLGYALLTCLISLLIAYPVAYTIALYGGRYKHALIAAIVVPFFANYLVRMYGWSVVLSDDGPVLRTLRAVGIADGGTKILNSGLGVVAGLVYGFVVFMIIPLYAALERLDVSLIEAGRDLYGGPVRTFFFVTLPATRQGAAAGLVLVFLPAMGDFVSAQLMGGPDQIMIGNLIQDKFFQGQNWPLGSALTMLLMLVLLIGMLGYLRRTRKDEAEARG, from the coding sequence ATGGCACTGCCCCGCCCCTCCTCACGCAGCCGGCGCCGCGGCCCGAACGCGAACGGCACCCGTATCTGGACCTGGCTCATGCTGCCCGGCACCCTCTGGATGACCGGCTTCCTGATCGCCTCGCTGGTCCTCGTCGGCGTCCTCGCCGTCGGCACCACCGACGAACTGGGCAACCCCCGCTTCGGCTTCAGCCTCGCCGGTATACGTGCGCTCGCGGACCCCGCCTACACCGAGGTCATGGCCCGCTCCCTCGGCTACGCCCTGCTGACCTGCCTGATCTCTCTGCTGATCGCCTATCCGGTGGCGTACACGATCGCCCTGTACGGCGGGCGGTACAAGCACGCGCTGATCGCCGCGATCGTGGTGCCGTTCTTCGCCAACTACCTGGTGCGGATGTACGGCTGGTCGGTGGTCCTCTCCGACGACGGGCCCGTGCTTCGCACGCTGCGCGCGGTCGGGATCGCCGACGGCGGCACGAAGATCCTCAACAGCGGCCTCGGCGTGGTCGCGGGACTCGTCTACGGGTTCGTCGTCTTCATGATCATCCCGCTGTACGCGGCCCTGGAACGGCTCGACGTCTCCCTCATCGAGGCCGGCCGCGACCTGTACGGCGGCCCGGTACGCACCTTCTTCTTCGTCACCCTGCCCGCCACCCGGCAGGGCGCGGCGGCCGGGCTCGTCCTGGTCTTCCTGCCCGCCATGGGCGACTTCGTCAGCGCACAGCTCATGGGAGGCCCGGACCAGATCATGATCGGCAACCTCATCCAGGACAAGTTCTTCCAGGGCCAGAACTGGCCGCTGGGCTCCGCGCTCACCATGCTGCTGATGCTGGTCCTGCTGATCGGGATGCTCGGCTATCTGCGGCGTACCCGCAAGGACGAGGCGGAGGCCCGAGGATGA
- a CDS encoding polyamine ABC transporter substrate-binding protein, translating into MSPEATPPSRRAFLRAGACGLLGAAAGGCGFMPAKTPDAEQLAPVKARVDGDLVYFNWADFVDPSVFKGFEKEYGVKVIQSNFDSMEGMVAKLNAGNRYDIIFPTAKWAQRLVRGGRLRRIDHSQLAHSRDIFGAYAYFADPWYDPGSAHTIPFTAYKTGIGWRRDKIGELTDSWRDLWSDRAKGKVFLLDDRDEVLGMGALALGLDVSTGDTGDLDRITSLLGTLRPRLRGFSSDSYNNLLNGNALIQQAWSGDMAAMLNQADDPAVFGFQAPKEGTPINSDCYAIPWNAPHPGTAMLFIDYMLRPENVKKNIEYIGYPMPVAGTEKTYADLVEPFPECLVTQDDLKADVFFRNGGSAAEDARDAAWTHVKAG; encoded by the coding sequence ATGTCCCCCGAGGCAACACCGCCATCCCGCCGCGCCTTTCTACGGGCGGGCGCCTGCGGCCTGCTGGGCGCCGCGGCCGGCGGCTGCGGGTTCATGCCCGCGAAAACGCCCGACGCCGAACAGCTGGCGCCCGTGAAGGCGCGCGTCGACGGCGATCTCGTCTACTTCAACTGGGCCGACTTCGTCGACCCGTCCGTGTTCAAGGGCTTTGAGAAGGAGTACGGCGTCAAGGTCATCCAGTCGAATTTCGACTCGATGGAAGGCATGGTCGCCAAGCTCAACGCCGGCAACCGCTACGACATCATCTTCCCCACGGCCAAGTGGGCCCAGCGGCTGGTCCGCGGAGGCCGGCTGCGCCGTATCGACCACTCCCAGCTCGCTCACTCGCGGGACATCTTCGGCGCCTACGCGTACTTCGCCGATCCCTGGTACGACCCCGGCTCCGCACACACCATCCCGTTCACCGCGTACAAGACCGGCATCGGCTGGCGACGCGACAAGATCGGTGAGCTCACCGATTCCTGGCGGGACCTGTGGAGCGACCGGGCCAAGGGAAAGGTCTTCCTGCTGGACGACCGCGACGAGGTCCTCGGCATGGGTGCCCTCGCCCTCGGTCTCGACGTCAGCACCGGCGACACCGGCGACCTCGACCGCATCACCTCCCTGCTGGGCACCCTGCGGCCACGGCTGCGCGGCTTCTCCAGCGACAGCTACAACAACCTCCTCAACGGCAACGCGCTGATCCAGCAGGCGTGGAGCGGTGACATGGCCGCCATGCTCAACCAGGCCGACGACCCCGCCGTGTTCGGGTTCCAGGCCCCCAAGGAGGGCACGCCGATCAACTCCGACTGCTACGCCATCCCCTGGAACGCCCCGCACCCCGGCACCGCGATGCTGTTCATCGACTACATGCTGCGGCCGGAGAACGTGAAGAAGAACATCGAGTACATCGGCTACCCGATGCCGGTCGCGGGCACCGAGAAGACCTATGCCGACCTGGTCGAGCCCTTCCCCGAGTGCCTGGTCACCCAGGACGACCTGAAGGCCGACGTGTTCTTCCGCAACGGCGGCAGCGCGGCGGAGGACGCCCGCGACGCCGCCTGGACCCATGTGAAGGCGGGCTGA
- a CDS encoding aromatic ring-hydroxylating oxygenase subunit alpha has protein sequence MHPSTTRADTVSAPPPESPQPAPSPLDHPGEALPARYYTDPAIAEAETESIFAKSWQLVCHESDLPGPGARLTATAAGREVLVVRTEDGGLAAHLNVCRHRGTRLVTEPEPSGKAIRCPYHGWTYKLDGRLVGAPEARRIPCLDKPRLGLHPVNVESFLGFVFVNLDMEATPLAESCAGLAEAVGRYAGPGLVPVGKHRIHDVSDGEEQNANWKVIVDNYLEGYHVPVAHPSLMRLLDYQAYTVDVQENYVLFESPLRDKPSSNWTERLYQRLATPMPGLTEADRRVWRYAVIYPNTLIDFYPDHVLAWTALPTAQDRAAIPGGFYTRHGESVRTRLARRINIHIGWVTNDEDAELVERVQAGMRTPGFEPGPLSQREVAVGWFARRVREDLEGDAG, from the coding sequence ATGCATCCCTCGACCACACGGGCAGACACCGTCTCCGCTCCCCCGCCGGAGTCGCCACAGCCGGCCCCGTCGCCCCTCGATCACCCCGGGGAAGCCCTGCCCGCCCGCTACTACACGGATCCGGCCATCGCCGAGGCCGAGACCGAAAGCATCTTCGCCAAGTCCTGGCAACTCGTCTGTCACGAGTCCGACCTCCCCGGCCCCGGCGCCCGGCTGACCGCCACCGCCGCCGGCCGTGAGGTGCTGGTCGTGCGCACAGAGGACGGCGGACTCGCCGCCCACCTCAACGTCTGCCGGCACCGCGGCACCCGCCTGGTCACCGAGCCGGAGCCGTCGGGCAAGGCCATCCGCTGCCCGTACCACGGCTGGACCTACAAGCTGGACGGACGGCTGGTCGGAGCCCCCGAGGCCCGTCGGATCCCCTGCCTGGACAAGCCCCGGCTCGGGCTGCACCCGGTCAACGTCGAGTCCTTCCTCGGCTTCGTCTTCGTCAACCTGGACATGGAGGCGACCCCGCTCGCCGAGAGCTGCGCCGGGCTGGCCGAGGCCGTCGGCCGCTACGCCGGGCCCGGCCTGGTCCCGGTCGGCAAGCACCGTATCCACGACGTCTCGGACGGCGAGGAGCAGAACGCCAACTGGAAGGTGATCGTCGACAACTATCTGGAGGGCTACCACGTCCCGGTGGCGCATCCCTCCCTCATGCGACTGCTCGACTACCAGGCGTACACGGTGGACGTGCAGGAGAACTACGTACTCTTCGAGTCCCCGCTGCGTGACAAGCCGTCCTCGAACTGGACCGAGCGGCTCTACCAGCGGCTGGCGACCCCGATGCCGGGGCTGACCGAGGCCGACCGGAGGGTGTGGCGGTACGCCGTGATCTATCCCAATACGCTCATCGACTTCTACCCTGACCACGTGCTCGCGTGGACCGCCCTGCCGACCGCCCAGGACCGGGCGGCGATTCCGGGCGGCTTCTACACCCGGCACGGGGAGAGCGTCCGCACCCGGCTGGCCCGTCGGATCAACATCCACATCGGCTGGGTCACCAACGACGAGGACGCCGAGCTCGTGGAGCGCGTGCAGGCAGGTATGCGCACCCCCGGTTTCGAGCCGGGTCCGCTGTCGCAGCGCGAGGTCGCCGTCGGCTGGTTCGCCCGCCGGGTCCGGGAGGACCTGGAGGGGGACGCCGGGTGA
- a CDS encoding NADH-ubiquinone oxidoreductase-F iron-sulfur binding region domain-containing protein, producing the protein MTGVYSLLPEGRHSLLAPLGGGEDIDGYLAAGGYAPLAAPDRLLDRIAATGLRGRGGAGFPAAVKLRAVRDAPPGPRVVVANGEEGEPGSVKGRWLLRHRPHVVLDGLRLAAAMTGAERGFVYLSDDRAEQAVRQALTESAPEVRIDVVRTQHTYVAGEESAVVRAVDGGPALPTAKPPRPFESGVGGAPTLVANVETLARVAVMYSRPDEADSVAGAHLVTLSGAGPAGAALAEVPAGTHLKVLADLCGHGTATAVVLGGMFGGLYGEGWTDLPLDHDRLKEAGGALGCGALHFLRPEDCPVGVAAEATAYLAAQSARQCGVCVSGTGALAATLAAAARGEAGHDSVDKLRRWSQQLPGRGACGLLDAAARIVGSLLAHFPDRVDAHRRSGCPACEGAAPENGRRFTVPVP; encoded by the coding sequence ATGACCGGCGTGTACTCCCTCCTCCCCGAAGGGCGCCACAGCCTGCTCGCTCCGCTCGGAGGCGGCGAGGACATCGACGGCTACCTCGCCGCGGGCGGTTACGCGCCGCTCGCCGCCCCGGACCGCCTGCTCGACCGCATCGCCGCGACGGGACTGCGCGGCCGGGGCGGGGCCGGGTTCCCCGCCGCCGTCAAGCTCCGTGCCGTCCGTGATGCACCACCCGGCCCGCGCGTGGTCGTCGCCAACGGGGAGGAGGGCGAGCCCGGCTCCGTCAAGGGTCGCTGGCTGCTGCGGCACCGCCCGCATGTGGTCCTCGACGGTCTGCGCCTGGCCGCGGCCATGACCGGCGCCGAACGCGGATTCGTGTACCTCTCCGACGACCGCGCCGAGCAGGCCGTGCGACAGGCCCTCACCGAGTCCGCGCCCGAGGTGCGCATCGACGTCGTACGCACGCAGCACACCTACGTCGCGGGGGAGGAGAGCGCGGTCGTACGCGCTGTCGACGGCGGCCCGGCGCTGCCCACGGCGAAGCCTCCCCGCCCGTTCGAGAGCGGTGTCGGCGGGGCGCCCACGCTGGTCGCCAATGTGGAGACCCTGGCCCGCGTCGCGGTGATGTACTCGCGTCCGGACGAGGCGGACTCCGTCGCCGGAGCTCATCTGGTGACCCTCTCGGGCGCCGGGCCCGCCGGTGCCGCGCTGGCCGAGGTCCCCGCCGGTACGCATCTGAAGGTCCTCGCCGACCTGTGCGGACACGGTACGGCCACCGCGGTCGTGCTGGGCGGCATGTTCGGCGGGCTGTACGGCGAGGGCTGGACGGACCTGCCCCTCGACCACGACCGACTGAAGGAGGCCGGCGGAGCCCTCGGCTGCGGAGCGCTGCACTTTCTGCGCCCCGAGGACTGCCCGGTCGGCGTGGCCGCCGAGGCCACCGCCTATCTGGCCGCCCAGAGCGCCCGGCAGTGCGGGGTGTGCGTGTCCGGCACCGGGGCGCTGGCCGCAACGCTCGCGGCCGCGGCCCGCGGCGAGGCCGGCCACGACTCCGTCGACAAGCTGCGCCGCTGGTCGCAGCAGCTGCCCGGCCGCGGGGCCTGCGGGCTGCTGGACGCCGCCGCTCGCATCGTCGGCAGCCTCCTCGCCCACTTCCCCGACCGGGTCGACGCCCACCGCCGCTCCGGCTGCCCCGCCTGCGAGGGCGCGGCACCCGAAAACGGGCGCCGGTTCACGGTGCCGGTGCCCTGA
- a CDS encoding ferredoxin, translating to MKLLLDSTRCQGYGLCQEPAPELIDLDEWGYAQIRATDVPPGDEEAAEAAVAACPNAALRLVK from the coding sequence ATGAAACTCCTGCTGGACTCCACCCGCTGCCAGGGCTACGGCCTCTGCCAGGAACCCGCACCCGAGCTGATCGACCTCGACGAGTGGGGCTACGCCCAGATACGCGCGACCGACGTGCCGCCGGGCGACGAGGAAGCCGCCGAGGCCGCTGTCGCCGCCTGCCCCAACGCTGCGCTGCGGCTGGTGAAGTGA